From Streptomyces sp. NBC_00775, one genomic window encodes:
- the fdhD gene encoding formate dehydrogenase accessory sulfurtransferase FdhD, with the protein MGRVTERRKVIRIRDGAVSTRPDTLVAEEPLEIRLNGKPLAITMRTPGDDFALAAGFLVSEGVLGEADELQNIVYCAGATVDGSNTYNIVDVRTAPGVVIPDISLERNVYTTSSCGLCGKASLDAVRTTARWTIDDTLGDTTPPVRLEPELLAGLPDRLRAAQRVFDRTGGLHAAALFTEEGELVDIREDVGRHNAVDKLVGRALQNGTLPLSRTVLLVSGRASFELAQKAVMAGIPVLAAVSAPSSLAVDLAAETGLTLVGFLRGASMNVYAGEHRIALRAAAAQG; encoded by the coding sequence ATGGGACGAGTCACGGAACGACGCAAGGTGATCCGCATCCGGGACGGGGCCGTGAGCACCCGCCCGGACACGCTCGTCGCCGAGGAACCACTGGAGATCCGCCTCAACGGCAAACCGCTCGCGATCACCATGCGCACGCCGGGCGACGACTTCGCGCTCGCCGCGGGCTTCCTGGTCAGCGAGGGAGTGCTGGGCGAGGCAGACGAACTGCAGAACATCGTGTACTGCGCGGGCGCCACCGTCGACGGCTCCAACACGTACAACATCGTCGACGTACGGACGGCGCCCGGCGTCGTCATCCCCGACATCTCGCTCGAACGCAATGTGTACACGACGTCCTCCTGCGGCCTGTGCGGCAAGGCGAGCCTGGACGCGGTCCGGACGACGGCCCGCTGGACGATCGACGACACGTTGGGCGACACCACTCCCCCGGTCCGGCTGGAACCCGAGCTGCTCGCCGGCCTCCCCGACCGGCTGCGGGCGGCCCAGCGGGTCTTCGACCGGACCGGGGGCCTGCACGCGGCCGCGCTGTTCACGGAAGAGGGCGAGCTGGTCGACATACGTGAGGACGTGGGCCGACACAACGCGGTGGACAAGCTGGTCGGCCGCGCCCTGCAGAACGGCACGCTCCCGCTCTCCCGGACGGTCCTGCTGGTCTCGGGGCGGGCCTCCTTCGAGCTGGCGCAGAAGGCGGTCATGGCGGGCATCCCGGTGCTCGCGGCGGTCTCGGCCCCGTCGTCCCTGGCGGTCGACCTGGCGGCGGAGACAGGCCTGACCCTGGTCGGCTTCCTGCGCGGCGCCTCCATGAACGTGTACGCGGGTGAGCACCGCATAGCCCTGCGGGCCGCGGCCGCCCAGGGCTGA
- a CDS encoding molybdopterin-dependent oxidoreductase has translation MRTPGPEGRARLTRPLVRDSHDEPLRAATWDEALTRAAEGPSRARGAFGTVAGTRATTETHYAARKFARVVRGPDHVDSRDRTRHTPRVAGLPAALGPGRAAGSSGTCRTMRA, from the coding sequence ATGAGGACACCCGGCCCGGAGGGCCGCGCCCGGCTCACCCGTCCACTGGTACGGGACTCGCACGACGAGCCCCTCCGGGCGGCCACCTGGGACGAGGCGCTGACCCGCGCCGCCGAAGGGCCGAGCCGGGCGCGTGGCGCCTTCGGGACGGTCGCGGGCACCCGCGCGACCACCGAAACGCACTACGCGGCGCGGAAGTTCGCACGTGTCGTGAGGGGCCCGGACCACGTGGACTCCCGCGACCGCACCCGCCACACACCGAGGGTCGCCGGTCTCCCGGCGGCCCTCGGCCCAGGGCGGGCTGCCGGCTCATCCGGCACGTGCAGGACAATGAGAGCGTGA
- a CDS encoding 2-dehydropantoate 2-reductase, producing MKVAVLGAGAIGAYVGAALHRAGADVHLVARGPHLAAMRQHGVRVLSPRGDFTARAHATDDPAEIGPVDYVFLGLKANSYAACGPLIEPLLHDTTAVIAAQNGIPWWYFHRHGGPHDGHRIESVDPDGTVSAVLAPERAIGCVVYAATELEGPGVVRHLEGTRFSIGEPDRSRSARCQAFSEAMQTGGLKCPVEQDLRNDIWLKLLGNISFNPISALARATMRQMCLHGGTRKVIEIMMTETLAVAEALGCEVGVSIERRLAGAERVGDHRTSTLQDLERGKPLELDVLLAAVVELAEITEVPVPTLRTVHAISDLLALRTAA from the coding sequence GTGAAAGTCGCAGTTCTCGGCGCCGGTGCGATCGGCGCCTACGTCGGCGCCGCGCTGCACCGCGCAGGCGCCGATGTGCACCTCGTCGCCCGTGGACCGCATCTGGCGGCCATGAGGCAGCACGGAGTAAGAGTCCTCAGCCCGCGCGGAGACTTCACCGCACGGGCCCACGCCACCGACGACCCGGCCGAGATCGGTCCGGTCGACTACGTGTTCCTGGGCCTCAAGGCCAACTCGTACGCGGCGTGCGGGCCGCTGATCGAGCCCTTGTTGCACGACACCACGGCGGTGATCGCCGCCCAGAACGGCATCCCCTGGTGGTACTTCCACCGGCACGGCGGCCCGCACGACGGCCACCGGATCGAGAGCGTGGACCCGGACGGCACGGTCAGTGCGGTGCTCGCGCCCGAACGTGCCATCGGGTGTGTCGTGTACGCCGCGACCGAGCTCGAAGGACCTGGAGTCGTACGTCATCTCGAAGGCACCCGGTTCTCCATCGGCGAACCCGACCGCTCCCGCTCCGCGCGCTGCCAGGCGTTCAGCGAGGCCATGCAGACGGGCGGTCTCAAATGCCCGGTCGAACAGGACCTGCGCAACGACATCTGGCTCAAACTGCTCGGCAACATCTCCTTCAACCCGATCAGCGCGCTGGCCCGCGCCACGATGCGGCAGATGTGCCTGCACGGCGGCACCCGCAAGGTCATCGAGATCATGATGACCGAGACGCTCGCCGTCGCCGAGGCCCTCGGCTGCGAGGTGGGCGTGTCCATCGAGCGGCGCCTTGCCGGTGCCGAGCGCGTCGGCGACCACCGCACCTCCACGCTCCAGGACCTGGAGCGCGGCAAGCCGCTCGAACTCGACGTGCTGCTCGCGGCCGTCGTGGAACTGGCGGAGATCACCGAGGTTCCGGTGCCGACGCTCCGTACCGTCCATGCCATCTCGGATCTGCTCGCGCTGCGGACCGCGGCATGA
- a CDS encoding OFA family MFS transporter — MSPPVAPPGWSRWLVPPAALSVHLSIGQAYAWSVYKPPLESALDLSGTESALPFQLGIVMLGLSAAFGGTLVERNGPRWAMTVALICFSSGFLIASLGAATEQYWLIVFGYGFVGGIGLGIGYISPVSTLIKWFPDRPGMATGIAIMGFGGGALIASPWSTQMLKSFGSDSSGIAKAFLVHGLTYAVFMSLGVLLVRVPRTEKPVASGPSSLDGVQVSARNAVRTPQFWCLWVVLCMNVTAGIGILEKAAPMITDFFADTSTPVSVSAAAGFVALLSAANMAGRIGWSSTSDLIGRKNIYRVYLGVGALMYALIAWFGDSSKPLFILCALVILSFYGGGFATIPAYLKDLFGTYQVGAIHGRLLTAWSTAGVLGPLIVNWIADHQEAAGKHGSSLYGLSFLIMIGLLAVGFVANELVRPVHVRHHIPAPREAVDVEQQQPESA; from the coding sequence ATGAGCCCCCCTGTCGCACCGCCCGGTTGGAGCCGCTGGCTCGTCCCGCCGGCCGCTCTGTCGGTCCATCTCTCCATCGGTCAGGCCTACGCCTGGAGCGTCTACAAACCGCCGCTCGAATCCGCGCTCGACCTCAGCGGAACCGAGAGCGCTCTGCCCTTCCAGCTCGGCATCGTCATGCTCGGCCTGTCGGCCGCGTTCGGCGGCACGCTCGTCGAGCGCAACGGGCCGCGCTGGGCGATGACCGTCGCCCTGATCTGCTTCTCCTCCGGCTTCCTGATCGCCTCGCTCGGCGCGGCCACCGAGCAGTACTGGCTGATCGTCTTCGGCTACGGCTTCGTCGGCGGGATCGGCCTCGGCATCGGCTACATCTCGCCCGTCTCGACCCTGATCAAGTGGTTCCCGGACAGGCCCGGCATGGCCACCGGCATCGCGATCATGGGCTTCGGCGGCGGCGCGCTGATCGCCTCACCGTGGTCCACGCAGATGCTGAAGTCGTTCGGCTCCGACTCCTCCGGGATCGCGAAGGCGTTCCTCGTGCACGGGCTGACGTACGCCGTCTTCATGTCGCTCGGTGTCCTGCTGGTGCGGGTGCCGCGCACCGAGAAGCCGGTCGCGTCCGGCCCCAGCTCGCTGGACGGTGTGCAGGTGTCCGCCCGGAACGCCGTACGCACCCCGCAGTTCTGGTGCCTGTGGGTCGTGCTCTGCATGAACGTGACCGCGGGCATCGGCATCCTGGAGAAGGCCGCCCCGATGATCACGGACTTCTTCGCGGACACCTCCACGCCCGTGTCCGTCTCCGCGGCCGCCGGATTCGTCGCGCTGCTGTCGGCCGCCAACATGGCGGGCCGTATCGGCTGGTCCTCGACGTCCGACCTGATCGGGCGCAAGAACATCTACCGGGTCTATCTCGGGGTCGGCGCGCTGATGTACGCGCTCATCGCCTGGTTCGGGGACTCCTCGAAGCCGCTGTTCATCCTCTGCGCGCTGGTGATCCTCTCGTTCTACGGGGGCGGCTTCGCGACGATCCCCGCGTACCTGAAGGATCTCTTCGGCACCTACCAGGTCGGCGCGATCCACGGCCGGCTGCTCACCGCGTGGTCCACGGCGGGCGTCCTGGGCCCGCTGATCGTCAACTGGATCGCGGACCACCAGGAGGCGGCGGGCAAGCACGGCTCGTCCCTCTACGGCCTCTCGTTCCTGATCATGATCGGCCTGCTCGCCGTCGGCTTCGTCGCCAACGAGCTCGTACGACCCGTCCATGTCCGGCACCATATTCCCGCACCGAGGGAGGCCGTCGATGTCGAACAGCAGCAGCCAGAGTCCGCCTGA